The Flavobacteriales bacterium genomic sequence GGTGAAAGTGCCAGCCGAAAGGTCGGAGCTTTGGCTACCGTCCGTGCCAAACCTAAAGTGAAGTACCTTGAAATCCCGCACTACGCATAGCCTAGACCGTTAGCAATAATGCGCCAAAGACAGACAGTTCCGCCGCCGCCTGAAACAACAGACTGGTTTAAGAAAGAAGATTAGCCTCAGATAGCTTTCCCACCTTTTTGTAACTTTCACCCCCTTCAACCGTCTTTGATTTTCAATGGTTCTCGTCCGGGTGTACCTTTTTGTTTGTTTGCTGCTCGCGTGTATGAACGCGGGCGCCCACCAGCTGTCGGGTGAGGTGAAGGACGAGCGCGGATTTCCCGTGCCTTTTGCAAGTATTTATTTGGAGAACACCACCTATGGCGTGGCATCCAACGCCAGGGGCTGGTACTACCTGGAGCTGCAGCCGGGCACGTACCGTGTCGTGTTCCAGGCGGTGGGCTTTGCCACGGTGGTAAGGGAGGTGACCATGCCCGACCATGACCTGTCGCTGAACGTGGTGCTGGAAGCGGCTCCGGTGAACCTCGGCGAGGTGACCGTTACCGAAGACAAGCGTGACATCGCCATGGAGATCATCCGCAAGGCGATCGACAAACGGAAGTCCTACCTGGATGCCTACACCGCCTACACCTGCGACACCTACATCAAGGCTTCCCTCGAGAAAGAATACGCCGACATGCGCGACAGCCTCATCCCCGGCCTCGTCAAACGGGAGCGCCTTAACTTCATTGAGTCGTACGGACAAACCAACGTGGGCCCGGGCGGACAGGTAAAAGAAATCAAAACCGCTTACCGCGACCTGGCCGACAAGAAAATCGCCACCGTGCAGGTGCACGTGAGCACCGACGACCGCCGCGGTCCCGACAATTACATGGAGCACAACCCCTACCTGTTCTATACATCTGTTTCCGACGGCAACTTCAACTTCTACCAGAACTTGCTGAACATCCCCAGGCTGGGCGACAAGCCCTACATCTCCCCCATCGCCGCCATGGCGCCCGTATCCTACAAGTACTACTTCGAGGAGTCGTTCTTCGAAGACGGCAAACAGATCAACAAGATCAAAGTGGTGCCCCGCAATTCGGAAGGCGCCCTCTTCTCCGGCTACCTCTACATCGAGGAGAACAGCTGGGCCCTGAAGGCCGTGGACCTCACCCTGCCCGGCGCCAGCACCCACTTCTACCGCAACTTCCGCATCATCCAGAACTATGAACAAACACCCGACTCCACCTGGGTGATCGGCCGCCAGTCGTTTTTCTACGACGCCCGCAACGGACGCATGCGCCTCATCGGCAACACCGTGGTGGTGTATTCGCAATACAACCTCCGTCCCGAATTCCCGCCCCGCTTTTTCGACAACGAGCTGCGGCGCATCGAAGACACCGCCTACGACAAGGACACCACCTACTGGAACGACCTCCGCCCCGTGACCCTCAAGCCGGAAGAGAAGGTATACATTCATACGCAGGACAGCATCCGCACCTACCACAACAGCGTGCCCTACCTCCGGGAGCAAGACAGCATCCGCAACCGCATCACCTTCTGGGATGTGGTGGCGAACGGCGTCGGACTGTACTACCGCGACAAGGGTACCTCCTATTTCATCTATTCCCTGATGCAGTCGGTGCGACCGTTCAGCGTGGGTGGCTACCACCATGCCCTCGGCGGCACCTTCACCAAAGAATGGAGCAAGGCCACCAAGCTGGTAACCACGGGCGAGGTGGACTACGGCTTCGTGAACCGCGTGGTGAAAGGCTATGCCCGGGTGAACTACCTCTACCACCCGAAACGCTTCGGCAAGTTTTATGTCAAGGGCGGTGATACCTATTCAATGATCAACGGGTATGAATCGCTGGCCGCCACGTTCAGCCGCAGCAACTATGTGCACAAACGCTTCGGCGGTGTGGGCCACGAGATGGAACTGGTGAACGGCCTCTTCCTGGATGTGGCCACCGAGTATGCGGCCCGCCGCCCCATCACCGACCTGGTGCTGTCGCAATGGTCGCAGGAGCTGTTCGGCGACAGCCTGAACTCACCCCAGAACTTCGAAGCCTACAACGAACTGCTGCTGGATGTGGAGCTGAGCTTCACCCCCCAACAGGAATTCTACACCGAGCCCTACCGGAAGATCATCGTGGGATCCAAATACCCGACCTTCACCCTGCACTACAAGAAAGGCGTAAACGGCATCTTCAACAGCGATGTCGACTACGACTTCCTGCAACTGTCGGTGGAAGACAAGATGAAGATCGGTACGCTGGGCGAATCCAAGGTGGCGATCTACGCCGGTAAGTTTTTGCGCAGCGAAGACATCCGCCTGGTGGACCAGAAGTTCTTCCGCGGCTCGGATTACTTCTTCTACAGCAACCCGATCAAGTCCTTCCAGCTGCTGGGCCCCACGCTGGCCACGCGTCAGTCGTTCCTGCAGGCGCACTACATCCACCACTTCAACGGCGCCCTGATGAACAAGGTGCCGCTGGTGAAAAAGCTCAGGATGAAATCCGTCGGCGGCGCCAGCATCCTTTTCATCGACGATGTATCCACCCTCGACCGCGAACCGTTCCGCCATGCCGAGGCGTATGTCGGACTGGAAAAGGAGTTCGTGCTCTGGCGCCAGCTAATGAAGATCGGTGCCTACTACGTGGCGGCCGACAGCAACCACTCACGCATGGAAGGCAACTTCAAGTTCGGGATTGACTTCTTTAATTCGTTTACGAACAGTTGGAGCTACTGAAAATAAATTAGGAATTAGAAATTAGGAATTAGGAATTGGGCAAACGTGCGGAGGTTGGCATTTGTCTATGGAGGAGCAGGCGCGAATGTCCAGGCAAAAGCTTTGAACTGTATAGGCACATAGCACAGATAAACCGACGATGAGCATTTCTAATTTCTAATTTCTAATTCCCCCTCCGTCGGGCTTTTCGCTTATACTGCCGGAAGATATGAGACACCGTATATGTGTAAAAGTCCTGAACCACATAGGCACATAGCACACATAAACAGCCTATGTGAATGCCTATTGTGGCCTCCATGCCTATGCGGTTTTATTGAATAATTACGAGTGACGGATTACGAATGACGAATGGGCAAACGTGCGGAGGTTGGCATTTGTCTATGGAGGAGCAGGCGCGAATGTCCAGGCAAAAGCTTTGAACCACATAGGCACATAGCACACATAAACAGCCTATGTGAATGCCTATTGTGGCCTCCATGCCTATGTGGTTTTATTGAATAATTACGAGTGACGGATTACGAATGACGAATGGGCAAACGTGCGGAGGTTGGCATTTGTCTATGGAGGAGCAGGCGCGAATGTCCAGGCAAAAGCTTTGAACTGTATAGGCACATAGCACAGATAAACCGACGATGAGCATTTCTAATTTCTAATTTCTAATTCCCCCTCCGTCGGGCTTTTCGCTTATACTGCCGGAAGATATGAGACACCGTATATGTGTAAAAGTCCTGAACCACATAGGCACATAGCACACATAAACAGCCTATGTGAATGCCTATTGTGGCCTCCATGCCTATGTGGTTTTATTGAATAATTACGAGTGACGGATTACGAATGACGAATGGGCAAACGTGCGGAGGTTGGCATTTGTCTATGGAGGAGCAGGCGCGAATGTCCAGGCAAAAGCTTTGAACCACATAGGCACATAGCACACATAAACAGCCTATGTGAATGCCTATTGTGGCCTCCATGCCTATGTGGTTTTATTGAATAAT encodes the following:
- a CDS encoding carboxypeptidase-like regulatory domain-containing protein: MNAGAHQLSGEVKDERGFPVPFASIYLENTTYGVASNARGWYYLELQPGTYRVVFQAVGFATVVREVTMPDHDLSLNVVLEAAPVNLGEVTVTEDKRDIAMEIIRKAIDKRKSYLDAYTAYTCDTYIKASLEKEYADMRDSLIPGLVKRERLNFIESYGQTNVGPGGQVKEIKTAYRDLADKKIATVQVHVSTDDRRGPDNYMEHNPYLFYTSVSDGNFNFYQNLLNIPRLGDKPYISPIAAMAPVSYKYYFEESFFEDGKQINKIKVVPRNSEGALFSGYLYIEENSWALKAVDLTLPGASTHFYRNFRIIQNYEQTPDSTWVIGRQSFFYDARNGRMRLIGNTVVVYSQYNLRPEFPPRFFDNELRRIEDTAYDKDTTYWNDLRPVTLKPEEKVYIHTQDSIRTYHNSVPYLREQDSIRNRITFWDVVANGVGLYYRDKGTSYFIYSLMQSVRPFSVGGYHHALGGTFTKEWSKATKLVTTGEVDYGFVNRVVKGYARVNYLYHPKRFGKFYVKGGDTYSMINGYESLAATFSRSNYVHKRFGGVGHEMELVNGLFLDVATEYAARRPITDLVLSQWSQELFGDSLNSPQNFEAYNELLLDVELSFTPQQEFYTEPYRKIIVGSKYPTFTLHYKKGVNGIFNSDVDYDFLQLSVEDKMKIGTLGESKVAIYAGKFLRSEDIRLVDQKFFRGSDYFFYSNPIKSFQLLGPTLATRQSFLQAHYIHHFNGALMNKVPLVKKLRMKSVGGASILFIDDVSTLDREPFRHAEAYVGLEKEFVLWRQLMKIGAYYVAADSNHSRMEGNFKFGIDFFNSFTNSWSY